The following are from one region of the Stigmatella ashevillena genome:
- a CDS encoding carboxylesterase/lipase family protein: protein MTIHTVNTEAGRLTGDHTDGVARFLGIPYAAAPVGERRFAPPGPTERWAGTRNATGYGATAPQPALHPAHAYLAPLIGPGWVTGDGDYLNLNVWTPDPGTSGLPVMVYVHGGGFMIGSGAAPAFDGTSFARDGVVLVTVNYRLGAEGFLALSGGITNIGLRDQIAALHWVRDNIAGFGGNPDNVTLFGESAGGSSVAFLLRSPLAVGLFRRAIVQSGHDEMARRLELTEELTKALAARLGTSPTTGAFRAISAPNLLRGQAALLRSEPRPDLRDDNGVDPGHRRALFLPTTGDDVLPDPVGVPSTLSRGVDLLIGTTLEEANLGLGADAFAAFDAHDAVAELAATYPDAETLLERHGLHDPAVTPAQALTAAYTDLMFRAPSRRTARRHPGPAYVYEFAWRSPLHGAAHGLDVPFVFDTTQACRGLIGDAAPDALTQAMHQTWLDFATHGNPGWPTYDDARKAMRFDASPHLCEDTAPNDTGAEYLPKRSGQRTSTSRGSR from the coding sequence ATGACCATCCATACCGTGAACACAGAGGCAGGGCGACTCACCGGTGACCACACCGACGGGGTCGCCCGCTTCCTGGGAATCCCCTACGCGGCAGCTCCAGTAGGCGAACGCCGATTCGCCCCCCCGGGCCCTACCGAACGATGGGCAGGGACCCGGAACGCCACCGGTTACGGCGCTACCGCACCCCAGCCGGCATTGCACCCCGCTCACGCGTATCTGGCGCCACTGATCGGGCCCGGATGGGTCACCGGAGACGGCGACTACCTCAATCTCAACGTCTGGACACCCGACCCCGGCACGAGTGGGCTTCCGGTGATGGTCTACGTCCACGGCGGCGGGTTCATGATCGGCTCGGGCGCAGCCCCCGCCTTCGACGGCACCTCGTTCGCGCGGGACGGCGTCGTCCTGGTCACGGTCAACTACCGACTCGGGGCGGAGGGCTTCCTCGCACTGTCCGGTGGAATCACGAACATCGGATTGCGCGATCAGATCGCAGCACTGCACTGGGTTCGCGACAACATCGCTGGGTTCGGCGGGAACCCGGACAACGTCACCCTCTTCGGCGAATCGGCTGGCGGCTCCTCGGTCGCGTTCCTGCTGCGCTCCCCGCTGGCCGTCGGACTGTTCCGGCGAGCGATCGTCCAGAGCGGACACGACGAGATGGCCCGTCGGCTCGAGCTCACCGAAGAACTCACGAAGGCACTCGCCGCCCGGCTCGGAACCTCCCCGACAACAGGCGCATTCCGAGCAATCTCAGCCCCCAACCTGCTGCGCGGTCAGGCAGCTCTGCTCAGAAGCGAACCCCGCCCAGACCTGCGCGATGACAACGGTGTCGACCCAGGCCATCGTCGTGCACTGTTCCTCCCCACCACGGGTGACGACGTCCTCCCTGACCCAGTCGGGGTACCGAGCACACTCTCGCGCGGCGTCGACCTGTTGATCGGCACAACACTCGAGGAAGCCAACCTCGGTTTGGGTGCCGACGCGTTCGCCGCCTTCGACGCGCATGACGCCGTAGCCGAGCTGGCCGCCACCTACCCCGATGCCGAAACGCTCCTCGAACGACACGGTCTCCACGACCCGGCTGTCACTCCCGCGCAAGCACTCACAGCCGCCTACACGGACCTGATGTTCCGAGCACCGAGCCGCCGCACCGCGCGCCGCCACCCAGGCCCCGCCTACGTCTACGAATTCGCATGGCGATCACCCCTGCATGGCGCCGCACACGGCCTCGACGTCCCCTTCGTCTTCGACACCACACAGGCATGCCGCGGCCTCATCGGCGACGCCGCACCCGACGCCCTCACCCAAGCGATGCACCAAACCTGGCTCGACTTCGCAACCCACGGAAATCCCGGCTGGCCCACCTACGACGACGCCAGAAAAGCGATGAGGTTCGATGCCAGCCCCCACCTCTGCGAGGACACCGCTCCCAACGACACCGGTGCCGAATACTTGCCGAAACGCAGCGGGCAAAGAACCTCCACTTCGCGAGGCTCTCGGTAA